Proteins encoded in a region of the Trypanosoma brucei gambiense DAL972 chromosome 11, complete sequence genome:
- a CDS encoding major surface protease gp63, putative, translating into MTTFPPVVYCTADATVSLSPAVCLLAAGCRRPCCSWRIVLKVNFSQTPIAQCFSYNLLSFALCLRLCVAMRLRTQVVGIGQLRTSFTSRICMGRRSNSVFFHLWLSFASLCLGNSDSSEGSPPVSNGTSPVVLSDQSVANMEANDSQWKPIRIVVSAKDLDDSLKYCVVAGVPRPDFMGGTLRCKTGDVLTNEKRLILTEHALPSAIHLHAERLLVGMEIDNIVVPEFDSPACKSFTVPIHHRSVGVPQADIILYVASGPAPHDGPAYATTCASLLSGRPIAGAINFSPSAITESYLYIRTVAHEIAHVLGFNFEAMKQLNMVGTKNIRGKSSVKVVKTPNVVKVARQYYGCGKITGMELEDNGDDSVRNSHWKRRIARDDLMTAIMGVSHYSELTLAFFLDTGFYRVNWEKGERMRWGHGAGCSFIEGKCMENNETNFPDMFCNDSAETLSCTHDRQALGRCTVHSYAVPIEESVRYFTMSWVGGSDNNLMDYCPVVEPYTDSYCRDGRRELLPGSRIGESSRCVKGEGLVAFTTHVGDICVEIHCGKRRGVSIRYSGDDSWHVCPEGGHVTPDKTFSEGRIVCPKWEEVCDDNAMTLSCLAAVFAIFVSALSLVV; encoded by the coding sequence ATGACAACTTTTCCCCCTGTGGTGTACTGCACCGCTGATGCTACAGTTTCGCTGTCACCCGCCGTTTGTCTTTTGGCTGCCGGCTGTAGGCGGCCGTGTTGCAGTTGGCGAATAGTGCTTAAGGTAAATTTTTCACAAACCCCCATCGCCCAGTGTTTTTCTTACAACCTGCTATCATTTGCCCTTTGTCTTCGCTTATGTGTTGCGATGCGCTTACGCACGCAAGTAGTGGGAATAGGACAGCTTAGAACATCTTTTACTTCACGAATTTGTATGGGTCGTAGGAGCAACTCTGTCTTCTTCCATCTTTGGCTGAGCTTTGCTTCCCTTTGCCTGGGAAACAGCGACAGTTCAGAGGGGTCACCCCCAGTTTCTAATGGGACATCGCCTGTAGTTTTGAGTGATCAGTCGGTAGCTAATATGGAAGCAAACGACTCTCAATGGAAGCCTATTCGCATCGTGGTATCGGCGAAGGACCTTGATGACTCACTGAAGTATTGCGTGGTGGCCGGCGTCCCCCGGCCCGACTTTATGGGCGGGACTTTGCGCTGCAAAACTGGCGATGTATTGACGAATGAAAAACGACTAATACTTACAGAGCACGCCCTTCCCAGTGCTATCCACTTACATGCCGAGAGACTTCTTGTTGGCATGGAAATCGACAACATCGTCGTTCCAGAGTTTGATTCACCTGCGTGTAAAAGTTTCACCGTTCCCATACATCACCGTTCTGTCGGTGTGCCGCAGGCGGATATTATTTTGTACGTGGCTTCTGGGCCTGCGCCTCACGATGGTCCCGCTTACGCAACAACATGTGCTTCGCTTCTCTCTGGGCGTCCAATCGCAGGGGCCATAAATTTCTCTCCTAGCGCAATCACTGAGTCGTACCTGTACATTCGGACCGTCGCCCACGAAATAGCCCACGTGCTTGGCTTCAATTTCGAAGCCATGAAGCAGCTCAACATGGTGGGTACAAAAAATATCCGAGGTAAGTCCTCTGTGAAGGTTGTAAAGACACCCAATGTAGTTAAGGTGGCACGTCAATATTACGGTTGTGGCAAGATCACTGGCATGGAACTGGAAGATAATGGGGATGACAGCGTACGTAACTCGCACTGGAAACGCCGCATTGCAAGAGACGATCTAATGACTGCCATCATGGGGGTTAGTCACTACAGTGAGCTAACATTGGCCTTTTTCCTTGATACGGGGTTTTATAGGGTAAATTGGGAGAAAGGGGAACGTATGCGATGGGGCCATGGGGCGGGCTGCAGTTTCATAGAGGGAAAATGCATGGAAAACAATGAAACAAACTTCCCAGACATGTTCTGTAACGACTCTGCGGAAACGCTGTCCTGCACACATGACCGACAAGCACTTGGGCGCTGCACTGTGCATTCATATGCCGTACCCATAGAGGAAAGTGTGCGATACTTCACGATGTCCTGGGTAGGAGGCAGTGACAATAATCTAATGGACTATTGCCCTGTTGTAGAACCCTATACGGATAGCTACTGCCGAGATGGTCGGCGGGAGCTGTTACCCGGTAGCCGCATAGGGGAGAGTTCACGTTGCGTTAAGGGTGAAGGACTAGTTGCCTTCACTACTCATGTTGGCGACATATGTGTGGAGATTCATTGtggaaagaggaggggagTTAGTATACGTTACAGTGGTGATGATAGCTGGCACGTGTGCCCAGAGGGTGGGCATGTGACGCCCGATAAAACCTTTTCAGAAGGCCGCATTGTGTGCCCTAAGTGGGAAGAAGTTTGCGACGACAATGCCATGACTCTATCATGTCTAGCTGCCGTGTTCGCCATCTTCGTCAGTGCCCTTTCTTTGGTTGTATGA
- a CDS encoding ATPase, putative: MRKGGNDAFNNSSQEGLRVVGEVGRTTPPSAFEHARDLICGILANWPYPSQAVSLLLCGPSGNGKSYLVRAAAEKVRTQDFHRHVIAVMPSLAHSLSRRHADGSTAFRKDIRRAIQTAVMNEELSLPNSSGGLGVSGGTEFAVLVVLDHMELFLSAASDAATPAQGSGPKSGLVVDVAPLNPSVLCDLYDVLRGRELFDRGELTAMNLKVVLFVTLFSGSYDDVDPFARAKLFCSHVSLNTPTERERLTFFTGHADLPYILCTALAARTGGIIYRGLVEIIEHAKSIFCNVVSEEGRLLLSNEDADSARNDGSSDYSNASNAVGLAVNVSLHVIRAFAGSDSAAARDFRRSVGYVDVQQTRWDDIAGLDSAKSTLKRLVLQPLQSNLVYQRFGLQPSTGVLLYGPPGTGKTMLARVIATELNASFIYLDLPQLIQAEMGESERRLREFFDAARDRSPSVMFIDELQAAFGARSRTASVHDSRLVSQFLNLLDAAREDSSYFTLFVGATNVVHTLDGELLRAGRLDTMVEVPPLDEEARLRLVRRVVYGEWVAWAAYAATEAAGNLRCGMDGMEALTRRLVDGTVGFSGAQLRQTLNVFALQFLRLRCGATTGSGNAASTITLQDTAAGMDASESQNRIEDALRFALSSAVRY, from the coding sequence ATGcgcaaggggggaaatgatgCATTTAACAACAGTTCTCAGGAGGGTTTGCGAGTAGTGGGGGAGGTGGGGCGAACGACCCCACCTTCAGCATTTGAGCATGCACGGGATCTGATATGCGGCATTCTCGCCAACTGGCCGTACCCATCCCAAGCAGTGTCTCTTCTGCTCTGCGGCCCTTCCGGAAACGGTAAAAGTTATCTTGTACGAGCTGCTGCTGAAAAGGTCCGCACACAAGATTTTCACCGCCATGTCATAGCAGTCATGCCTTCGTTGGCCCATTCTTTATCAAGGCGTCATGCGGATGGGAGTACGGCTTTTCGAAAAGATATCCGTAGGGCTATCCAGACAGCGGTTATGAACGAGGAACTGTCGCTTCccaacagcagcggcggctTAGGGGTCAGTGGTGGTACCGAGTTTGCTGTTCTCGTTGTTCTCGATCATATGGAATTGTTCTTATCAGCCGCCAGTGATGCTGCGACTCCTGCTCAAGGCAGTGGACCAAAATCAGGACTAGTGGTTGATGTGGCACCACTTAACCCCTCCGTGTTGTGTGATCTCTATGATGTGCTACGCGGAAGGGAGCTATTCGATCGGGGTGAGTTGACTGCTATGAATTTGAAGGTGGTCCTTTTCGTAACGCTCTTCAGTGGTTCGTACGATGACGTAGATCCCTTTGCCAGAGCAAAGCTATTCTGCTCCCACGTGTCGTTGAACACACCAACGGAGCGGGAACGCCTCACGTTCTTTACAGGACATGCTGACCTTCCCTACATCTTGTGCACTGCTTTGGCAGCACGTACAGGCGGCATTATTTACAGAGGACTGGTCGAAATCATTGAGCATGCGAAAAGCATCTTTTGCAATGTTGTTTCCGAGGAGGGTCGCCTATTGCTTTCCAACGAGGATGCTGACTCAGCTAGAAATGATGGAAGCAGCGACTATTCAAATGCTTCAAACGCTGTAGGGTTAGCTGTAAATGTGTCACTGCATGTGATCCGAGCATTCGCGGGAAGCGATTCCGCGGCTGCAAGGGACTTTCGGCGGAGTGTTGGCTACGTGGACGTTCAGCAAACACGGTGGGACGATATCGCTGGTTTGGACAGTGCCAAATCGACGCTTAAGCGCCTCGTATTGCAGCCACTGCAGTCGAACTTGGTGTACCAGCGCTTTGGGCTTCAACCATCCACGGGGGTTCTCCTTTACGGTCCACCGGGGACGGGGAAAACGATGCTTGCGAGGGTGATAGCAACGGAACTCAATGCTTCCTTCATCTACCTCGACCTCCCCCAGCTGATCCAAGCGGAGATGGGCGAGTCCGAGCGGCGCCTTCGGGAGTTCTTCGACGCCGCGCGAGATCGAAGCCCATCCGTCATGTTTATTGATGAACTCCAGGCAGCATTCGGCGCTCGTAGTCGAACTGCATCTGTTCACGATTCGAGACTTGTCTCGCAATTTCTTAACTTGCTCGATGCGGCACGTGAGGACAGCTCTTATTTCACCCTCTTTGTAGGTGCAACAAACGTTGTACACACGTTAGATGGTGAGCTTTTACGCGCTGGTCGGCTCGACACGATGGTGGAGGTCCCACCCCTGGACGAGGAGGCGAGGCTTCGATTAGTACGCCGCGTGGTGTATGGAGAGTGGGTTGCCTGGGCTGCATATGCAGCAACGGAAGCCGCTGGCAACCTAAGATGTGGCATGGATGGTATGGAGGCGCTGACACGTCGGCTTGTTGACGGCACGGTAGGGTTCAGTGGGGCTCAGTTGCGTCAGACGTTGAACGTGTTCGCTCTGCAGTTTCTTCGACTCAGATGTGGTGCAACTACTGGCAGCGGTAATGCGGCATCCACTATTACTCTGCAGGACACCGCCGCAGGCATGGATGCGTCTGAGTCTCAGAATCGTATTGAAGATGCACTAAGGTTTGCGCTGTCGAGCGCAGTGCGTTACTAG
- a CDS encoding DNA polymerase IV, putative, with translation MCGGEENGGLDQAHVSYSGSASEQNIAEMIVDPSASRQPTAFQLTLDCNKAGMGNVDKERVEAIIRGAGEGTPFLLNEQRLVEGREKQLRELKRKSSLFTQLLGGERNAAQRKQWELKVSKIEQELEATRRLGTYIHLDMDMFYAAVEIKKHPEYATIPLAIGTRTRLQTANYVARGRGVRCSMPGFLALKICPNLLILPPDFDSYNEESNTVRRIVAEYDPNYISFGLDELTLEVSAYIERFEGTKTAEDVASELRVRVFGETKLTASAGIGPTAALAKIASNINKPNGQHDLNLHTREDVMTYVRDLGLRSVPGVGKVTEALLKGLGITTLGDIHDRRVELCYILHNNLFRFLLGASIGIMQWPDAATAANTENCEGATGEQRKAISSERSITTPRTKEGMQEMVDTVFNGAYEEMRKSEMMCRRISLRIRWASYRYQQYTKSLIQYSDDSATLRRAVDGLLLPHAAKYSEISLLGVRFLDLISAKVFHMKRKGGNQLSISQFIRPKKLGEGTATTGIKRERTTEPKQVVGVNLSSDDEDENDSVGLASSSTILVSTDKGTVESEVTIIE, from the coding sequence ATGTgtgggggagaagagaatggTGGATTGGATCAGGCACATGTGTCGTACAGTGGCAGTGCGAGTGAGCAAAACATTGCGGAAATGATTGTAGACCCATCAGCTTCCCGTCAGCCCACAGCATTCCAACTCACACTCGATTGCAATAAGGCAGGAATGGGAAATGTGGATAAGGAACGTGTGGAAGCTATTATACGTGGTGCCGGGGAAGGCACACCTTTTTTATTAAATGAACAACGTTTGGTTGAGGGTCGAGAGAAGCAACTGCGGGAACTCAAACGGAAATCATCTCTCTTCACTCAGTTGTTGGGTGGTGAACGAAACGCTGCGCAGCGGAAACAGTGGGAGCTGAAGGTTTCCAAAATAGAACAGGAGCTTGAGGCTACGCGTCGACTGGGAACTTATATCCATTTAGACATGGACATGTTttatgctgctgttgaaatCAAGAAGCATCCGGAGTACGCCACCATTCCGCTTGCCATAGGCACCAGGACGAGGCTACAAACAGCAAATTATGTTGCGCGTGGACGTGGTGTTCGATGTAGCATGCCAGGTTTCCTTGCTCTAAAAATCTGCCCGAATTTGCTCATTCTGCCTCCTGATTTCGATTCTTACAACGAGGAATCCAATACTGTGCGCCGTATTGTTGCTGAATACGACCCTAATTACATCAGCTTTGGTTTGGATGAACTGACCCTTGAGGTAAGTGCCTACATAGAGCGTTTTGAGGGAACCAAAACAGCCGAAGATGTGGCTTCTGaactgcgtgtgcgtgtatttggtgAAACAAAGTTGACAGCAAGTGCTGGTATTGGACCCACTGCAGCACTTGCCAAGATTGCCAGTAATATTAATAAGCCGAATGGACAACATGATCTTAATCTTCATACCCGAGAGGATGTGATGACATACGTCAGGGATTTGGGTCTACGTTCTGTGCCTGGTGTTGGGAAGGTTACGGAAGCTCTGTTGAAGGGACTGGGTATCACCACTCTCGGCGACATTCATGATAGGCGTGTTGAACTTTGTTACATTTTGCACAATAATTTATTTCGCTTTTTGCTTGGAGCTTCCATTGGCATTATGCAATGGCCCgatgcagcaacggcagccaaTACCGAGAATTGTGAGGGGGCTACTGGAGAGCAACGGAAGGCAATCAGTAGCGAGCGATCCATCACTACTCCACGAACCAAAGAAGGTATGCAGGAAATGGTTGATACCGTATTCAATGGCGCCTATGAAGAAATGCGGAAGAGTGAGATGATGTGTAGACGCATTTCGTTAAGAATAAGGTGGGCCTCCTATCGTTATCAACAATACACAAAAAGTTTGATACAATATTCAGATGACTCTGCAACCCTTCGCCGCGCAGTGGATGGTTTACTGTTACCGCATGCTGCAAAGTATTCAGAGATTTCACTGTTGGGGGTACGTTTTCTTGACCTTATCTCTGCAAAAGTCTTtcatatgaaaagaaagggtggTAACCAACTGTCTATTTCACAATTTATTCGCCCCAAGAAGCTGGGTGAGGGAACAGCAACCACCggtataaaaagggagaggactACTGAACCGAAACAGGTTGTTGGAGTGAATCTATCATCAGATGACGAGGATGAGAATGATAGTGTTGGCTTGGCATCTAGCTCCACTATACTCGTTTCAACTGACAAAGGTACTGTTGAGAGTGAAGTTACCATAATTGAGTGA
- a CDS encoding ATP-dependent DEAD/H RNA helicase, putative: MTATARSDEEERAGLHEETDMQANVPTIPTFEAMGLKKDLLHGMYGYGYKKPTAIQKRFVAPFLQSRDLVAQASSGSGKTSAFCICLLQASEPTLRETQGLVLSPTRELALQTQDLCNNIGHYMGISAYAAIGGKSIEDDLRRLESGVQIVSGTPGRVFDMIKRRHLRVNHLKTLVLDEADEMLGKGFKAQIHDIYRMIPPLQVVLVSATLPVDVLDMTEKFMTEPVRILVKRDEITVDSIMQYFVSVDEEKNKFDTLCDLYDTLTIAHAVIFCNTRKKVEQLAKKMTKEKFTVSFMHGDMPQAERDEIMRNFREGKSRVLISTDLWSRGIDVEQISLVLNYDLPFSREQYIHRIGRTGRMGRKGLAISFVKHDELRLLRDIEQFYATQIEELPANVGEQF; this comes from the coding sequence ATGACAGCAACCGCAAGGAGTGACGAGGAGGAGCGGGCGGGTCTTCATGAGGAGACGGATATGCAGGCAAATGTTCCAACCATACCCACTTTCGAAGCTATGGGGTTAAAAAAAGATCTGCTTCACGGTATGTATGGCTACGGTTACAAGAAACCTACCGCCATCCAGAAGCGCTTCGTTGCGCCGTTCCTACAGTCGCGGGATCTGGTAGCACAGGCATCGTCAGGCTCGGGAAAGACTTCAGCATTCTGTATTTGTCTTTTGCAGGCAAGTGAACCCACATTACGTGAGACACAGGGACTTGTTCTGAGCCCCACAAGGGAGCTGGCACTACAAACTCAGGACTTGTGCAATAACATAGGCCATTACATGGGCATCTCTGCTTATGCCGCCATTGGGGGGAAAAGCATAGAAGATGATCTCCGGCGCTTAGAGAGTGGCGTGCAGATCGTGTCTGGTACCCCCGGCCGCGTGTTTGATATGATTAAGCGCCGTCATCTGCGTGTTAATCATCTCAAAACACTTGTTTTGGATGAGGCGGACGAAATGCTTGGAAAGGGGTTTAAAGCACAGATACATGATATTTACCGTATGATTCCGCCACTTCAAGTAGTACTTGTATCTGCTACCTTGCCGGTGGATGTGCTGGATATGACTGAGAAGTTCATGACAGAACCAGTGCGCATTCTTGTGAAGCGCGACGAGATCACTGTAGATTCCATTATGCAGTACTTCGTTTCCGtggatgaagaaaagaataaatttGATACATTATGTGATTTGTACGATACTCTGACCATTGCTCATGCCGTGATATTCTGCAATACCCGCAAGAAAGTAGAGCAACTCGCGAAGAAAATGACCAAGGAGAAATTCACCGTTAGTTTCATGCATGGAGATATGCCCCAGGCGGAGCGGGATGAGATTATGCGAAACTTCCGCGAGGGCAAAAGTCGTGTGTTGATTTCAACGGACTTGTGGTCACGCGGTATTGATGTCGAGCAGATATCGCTGGTACTCAACTACGACTTGCCCTTCTCCCGTGAACAGTACATCCATCGTATTGGTCGCACGGGGCGAATGGGGCGGAAGGGGCTGGCAATTAGTTTTGTGAAGCACGATGAACTGAGGCTGTTGCGTGACATTGAGCAGTTCTACGCCACACAAATTGAAGAACTACCAGCAAACGTCGGTGAACAGTTCTAA